Genomic window (Candidatus Binatia bacterium):
GGCGCGCCCTGAATGAGATCTTTCGAGAGCGCCATCACCCGGTTGGGCGCGGCCCCGGCCGAAACGATCTCCACGTCTTTTACCGGATCGAGTCCGGCGCGGCGCAGGATTATACGGGCGATGAGATCGGATCGGCCGCCGAGCTCGGAGACTCCGACTCTCTTCCCTTTAAGGTCGGCGACCTTTCCGATGTTGGACGAAACCGCCATGCCGTAGGGCTCGACTCTCATGTGCGTGCAGAGCGAGACGATGTCCGAGCCGGCCAGAACGGGTTGCACGATGGCCAGGGGATTGCCGAAACCGATCATGAAATCCGCGCCGATCAGCGACTGGACGCCGCCGGCGAGCGGATCGCGAATGAAAACTTCTTCTACTTCAATGCCGTTTTGCTTGAAAATACCGCCGTCGATTCCGACGTAGGAGATCGCGGCGCCGACTTCCCAACCGACGTAAGCGAGCCGCACCTTTTTAAGCTCGGCCGCGCCGGCGGTAGAAGAGAACCAAAGCAGCGATCCGCAGAGAATCGCGCCGAGGTTAAAGCTCCAGGACTGTCGCATTGTTCCCCCAGATTTCCGGCTGAGCGCCGAGCGCGTGGCCGAGTGAAGAAACTCGTTCAAGGTAAAAGGTAATATGTTCCCGGCGGAGTTGCAAGCTTGCTCCCTTGCACCGTCCCTGGTATTTTTTTCGCATGGCCTTGGAGCGAAAAGAAGGACGTTTCGAGATCGTCTCGGACTTCAAGCCGCAAGGCGACCAACCCGAGGCGATCGAGAAGCTGGCCCGCGGCGTCGAAGAAGGAAAAAGACACCAGGTCCTCCTCGGGGTCACCGGCTCGGGCAAAACCTTCACGATGGCCAACGTGATCGCGAGCGTGCATAGGCCGGCGCTCGTGATCGCGCCCAACAAGACGCTGGCCGCGCAGCTCTACAACGAATTCAAAGAGCTGTTTCCGCAAAACGCCGTGCGTTACTTCGTCAGTTACTACGATTATTATCAGCCGGAAGCGTACGTCCCATCGACGGACACCTACATCGAAAAAGACGCCTCGATCAACGACGAGATTGACAAGCTGCGCCACTCCGCGACCAAGGCGCTTTTGGAGCGGCGCGACACGATCATCGTGGCGAGCGTCTCGTGCATTTACGGTCTGGGATCGCCGGAGGCGTACTTCGATTTGATGGTCTATCTGGAAGAGGGGATGGAGATCGAGCGCGATCGCGTGCTCAGAAAGCTCGTCGATATCCACTATCAGAGGAGCGATTACGACTTTCACCGCGGAACGTTTCGCGTGAGAGGGGACGTCGTCGAGGTCTTTCCGGCCTACGAAGACATCTCCGCCGTGCGCATCGAGTTTTTCGGCGACCGGATCGAGCACCTGCTCGAAATCGATCCGATACGCGGCAAGGCGCAGCGCCGCGTCGGCAAGGCGGCGATCTATCCGGCGAGCCACTACGTTACCACGGAGGAGCGGATGAAGCTCGCGGCCGCGGGAATTCGCGCCGAGCTCACCGAGCGCCTTGCCGAGCTCCGCGCGGAGAACAAATTGCTGGAGGCACAGCGGCTGGAGCAGAGAACGCTCTACGACCTGGAATTGTTGGATGAGATGGGCTTCTGTCCGGGCATCGAAAATTACTCGCGCCACCTCACCGGCCGGAACCCGGGCGATCCGCCGCCGACGCTGCTCAGCTATTTTCCCGACGATTTCCTTCTTTTCATCGACGAGAGCCACGTAACGGTGCCGCAGGTCGGCGGCATGTACCGCGGCGATCGATCGCGCAAGAGCACGCTGGTCGAATACGGCTTCCGCCTGCCGTCCGCGCTCGACAACCGTCCGCTGAACTTCGAGGAGTTCGAGGCGATGACGCACCAGGCGATCTACGTCTCGGCGACCCCGGCGGACTACGAAATCGAAAAGAGCGGGCGGGTCATGGTCGAGCAACTCATCCGTCCGACCGGGCTCATCGATCCGGAAGTCACGGTGCGCCCGGCGCGGAATCAGGTGGACGATCTCCTCGACGAGATCCGCAAGCGGACGGAGAAAAAAGAGCGCGTCCTGGTGACGACGTTGACGAAGCGCATGGCCGAAGATCTGACCGACTACTATCAGGACTTGAACGTCAAGGTGCGCTATCTTCATTCGGATATCGAAACGCTCGAGCGGGTTGAGATTATCCGCGAGCTGAGAAGGGGGACCTTCCACGTCCTCGTCGGAATCAATCTCCTGCGCGAGGGATTGGACATTCCGGAAGTGTCGCTGGTGGCGATTCTCGACGCCGACAAGGAAGGCTTCCTGCGCTCCGAGCGCTCGTTGATTCAAACGATCGGCCGGGCCGCCCGGAACGTGAACGGGAGCGTGATTCTCTACGCCGATTCGGTGACGGATTCGATGAAGAAGGCGATCGACGAGACCAACCGGCGCCGCCGGCTTCAGGCGGAGTACAATCGGAAGCATGGCATCACGCCGCAGACCGTGGTCCGCTCGCTCGGCACGCCGCTTGTGGAAGCGTACGAAGCCGACTATGTTACAGTGCCCCTGGTGGCGGAAAGGTCCGAGAAGTATGATGCCAAACAAGACGCCCGCATGCTCGATCGCCTGAAAAAAGAAATGAAGCAGGCCGCGGCGAGTCTGGAATTCGAGCGGGCCGCGGAGCTGCGCGACCAGATACGCCGGATCGAAGAGCGGGAATTGGGTTTGCACGACCCGCTGCTGGCGCGGGGAGCGGAGGGATGAAGTGTGTGTTCTGTTCTAGCCGGACTTTACTGCGTCAGAGACGTCGTCGTCTATTCGGTTCCTGCTTCCTGATCCTATCCATGTTCGTGTCAATGTCCGCGGAAACGTTGGCACAAGCTACTCATGATGTTCCAGTCGTGATTCCACCTATGGATGAAACTGCGCGGCGACAGTGGAACGAGGATTCGCAAAAGTGTTCGAGCTTCCAAGAAAACCCTGACCTCGCAATTGAGCATTGTACGAGAGCAATGAATTCACCTCACCTCGTCGGTCTAGTTCTCGCCATTCTTTTGAGCAATCGTGGCGCAGCGTATCAATTTAAGGGCGACTATGATCGCGCGATTCAAGACTACGGCCGAGCTTTACAAGCTGAGTCCGGCTTTCGGTCTGTTTTAACCGAGCGTGGCGCAGCTTACGCCAGCAAAGGTGATTACCACCGCGCCATTCAAGATTTCAACGACGCGATTCTTCTTCTCCCGGACGATGCGCGTGCGTTTTATGGCCGCGGCTATGTTCACCGAAGGCAAGAGGACTATGACCGTGCAATTCAAGATTATGACACGGCGATTCGGTTGGATCCGAAGATTGCGGTGGTTTACAGTGAGCGGGGATATGTCTATGCTCGCAAGGGGGATGATGCTCGGGCGATTCAAGATTATGATGAGGCCATCCGGTTAGAGCCAGGCGATACGCTCAGTTTACTCAGACGCGGTCGGGCCTATTTTCGTAAAGGGAGTTACGAGCGCGCAATACGGGACTATGACGAGATCATTCGCATAGACCCAAAGGATGCCCGAGCGCTTCAAAACAAAGGACGCGCACTCTTTTACCTCGAGCGGTTTGGCGATGCGCGAGGCGCTTTCACAAAGGGTGTCGAGCTTGAACCTCAAGATGCGTATGGTTCGCTCTGGCTGTATTTGGCGCGCACGCGAGAAGGGCACAACGGGAAGGATGAACTCGCGGCCAACGCAAAGAACCTGGACGTTCAACAATGGCCATGGCCTATTGTGAGGTTTTATCTCGGTACAGCGGCGCCCAAAGACCTTCTTAGGTCCGCCGAGAGTTTGGACCCGAAGAAAAGCCGCGAGCAACGTTGTGAGGCGTACTTCTATCTTGGCGAGCAAGCATTGATGCGGGGCGACCGGCAAGAAGCCATCAAGCTCTTCCAAGCAACTCTCGATACCGGGGTAACGAACTTTATTGAGTACGAGGCGGCACAGATCGAGCTGCAGCGTTTATCGCGGTGAGCCCTGTTGCCGTAGGGCGGAGAGATGAAAATAGCTATCTGCAATCAACGGTCAGGTGTCGGCTTTGGATGGGTGGCGGGATGCGCCGTTGCTTTGCTGCTTGCCTGCGCCGCCTGCTGGCAGCCCGGCGACGAGCGTCAAATTAAAAACGCGGTGAGCGCCTTTTACGACGTTTATATGAAGGTGCGTCCGTCGGGCGTGCCGACGAAAGAGGAACAACCGGAATTCAAGAAGGTGATCTCGACCGGCCTGGCGGGTCTATTGGACGAAGCATTTACCAGTGAAGAAAAGAATACTTTTAGGGAAACGAAGATCGAGGGAGATCTGTTCAGCTCTTTGGACCAAGGAGCGCTGTCATACAAGATTTTACAATGCGAAACTCAAACGGCGCCGGCCGCATGCCTGGTCGAGCTGACCAGCGTCGATGACCGTAACAATGCCAAGTTCGCCTGGAAAGACCGAGTCTTTCTGGTCCGGGAGGGCGATCGCTGGGTCGTAGACGATATCGAATTCCTCGGCGACCGTCCGTACATGCACAAAGGCCGTCTCAAAGATGTCTTGAGACAAATCATAGAAGAGGCGAAGAAACCGGCGGTCTAGCTCTGATTCGGTTTGGCGACCGGCTATCCCGGCCGGCGTTCCGGAAAACGTTCCGGATGCGCGGCATGATGCGACGCGCCGGTATATCCCAACTGCTGCGACATTTGTTTTGCGGCGTGCTTGATCAGTCTCACGTGACTCTCGAACTTGTGCGATTTCATCTGACTCTCGGTGCCGGTTAGGCCGACCGCTGCGACGGTACGCCCTTCCATATTAAAGATCGGGGCCGCGATACACACCACGTCGAGATTGTTCTCGCAATCGTCGATGGCATACCCGTTCGCTCGCACATACGCCAGCTCGCGGAGCAGGTGGTTCAGCGTAGTGATGGTTTTCGGCGTGTGCTTGGGCAACCCCCGGTCCCGGAGGATTGCTTCTACGGCTTGCTGGGGCAGGTGGGCGATCAATGCCTTGCCGACGGAGGTGCAATGCACGTCCATGCGCCTCCCGACCCATGTGTTGATCCTGATAAAACCGGGCTTGTCGATTCGTTCTATATAGACCGCTTCATGTCCGTCGAGAATCGCCAGGTGGCCGGCGAGGCTGGTTTTTTCCACCAACTCCTGAAGCAAAGGGTAGGCAACATCGTGAAGCTCCAGGCCGCGCAGCGCATGACTGCCGACGCTGAAAAGCTTCATGCTGATGCGGTATTTGCCGACAGTGTCGTCGCGCTGAAGATATCCGCGTTGTTTCAGCGTCCGAAGGATGTAACTCAAGCTGCTCTTCGGCAGCTTGAGCCTCCTGCTGATCTCGGAATTCGTTAGCCCATTCTTGCTCTGGCTCAGCACCTCGAGGATGGTCAGGGCCCGCTCGATCGCGCCGACTGTCGTGGGCTCTTTCATAGTCACCCTTCTATCCGGTTTTGTCTTATGAAATCGGCTAATAGAACCCATGTTCAGTATTATGAACAAAAATTGCTGTTGTCAACTCTCAAATTGTTGACTTGCGTCCAGTGGAACGTTAGAGAAAGTGAGCGGTATTAAGAATCAGTGTTCAGAATACCGAACACGTGGCACTAGGACGCGTGAAGTTATTCAAAATAATTCTAGCAAAGGAGGGCGATGATGAAGGCAGGCAACAACGGTTCTGACCCAATCATGGCAACCGAAAGAGAGTGGAAGACCGATCCACGCTGGAGGGGCGTCGTTCGGCCTTACCGGGCGGAGGACGTTTTCAAAATTCGCGGCTCGATACCTCTGGACGGTGGTCTGAAAAGAATCGCCGGTCTTACCGCCGGAAGACTCTGGGAATTGCTCCATAGCGAGGAGTACGTGCCCTCGCTCAGCGCCATGGATGGCATACAAGCCGTTCAGCAGGTCAAGGCGGGTCTCAAGGCGATCTACTGTAGCGGATGGCAGGCGGCGGCCGGCGCCAACAGCGCCAGGAAAATGTATCCCGATCTGAGCCTCTATCCTTCCGACAGCGTTCCCGCGCTCGTGCGTGAGATCAACAACGCTCTCTCGAGGCAAGACGAAATCGACCGGCTGGAGAACAAGAGCGGCACTTACTGGTTCGCGCCCGTCGTCGCCGACGCCGAGGCCGGCTTCGGCGGGAGCTTGAACTCCTTCGAGATCATGCGGGCAATGATCGACGCCGGGGCCGCCGGGGTCCATTTCGAGGATCAGAACTCCTCGGTCAAGAAATGCGGACACATGGGCGGCAAAGTCGTCGTCCCCACCTCCGAATTCATCCAGAAACTCGTGGCCGCGCGACTCGCCGCCGACGTCGAAGGCGTCGCCACGCTTGTTATCGCCCGGACCGACGCCAACGGGGCCAGCCTGATCACGAGCGACGCCGATGAGAGAGACCGGCGCTTCTTTACCGGTGAGAGAACCTCAGAAGGCTTCTTTGTCGTTCGCGCGGGACTCGAAGCCGCCATCGCCAGAGGACTCGACTACGCTCCTTATGCCGACATGCTGTGGTGCGAGACTTCGGAGCCGGACCTCAAAGAGGCGAAGACCTTTTCAGAAGCGATCCGAAAACAATTTCCCGAGAAGCTTCTGGCCTACAACTGCTCGCCGTCGTTCAACTGGAAGAGAAAGCTCGACGACTCGACCATCGCCAAGTTTCAAAAAGAGCTGGCCGCTATGGGCTACAAATTCCAGTTTGTGACTCTGGCGGGTTTTCATTGCATCGCCGAAGCGATCTTTCGGCTCTCGATGGATTATCTGCGCCGCGGCATGGCGGCCTATGCGGAGCTGCAGCAGAGGGAGTTTGAAATGGAGCCGTTGGGCTACGACGCCGTCAAGCATCAGAGATCGGTCGGCGCGAGCTACTTCGACGCCGTTGCCCAACTGGCCGCGGGCGGCGCGGCGTCCACGCTGGCGCTTAGCGGTTCGACGGAGGATGAGCAGTTTTTGTGCGAAGGCGGTTCGGCACGCGCTGCGGCCGTTCACAGAAAATAGCGTTCGAACCCTTAAACTTTATTTTTTGTAAAGCTGCTTGATGAATCCGGAGCTTTCCAACTCGCGCACCAGGCTTTGATCGACAAAGGCTTTCGGGTCCGCGGCCGCCGCCCTCGGATCGCGCGGCGCGAGATCGTCGAGCAGGGTTTTGACGCCGTCCGGAGTCGGCATGAGATTTTCCGGAAAGACGGCGGTATAGGCGCGGTAGGCTCTCTCCAGGCTTTCCGGGTCGGTGATTCTGAGATTCTTTCCGAAAATCGCTTTCGTCGGCTCTTTCTCCGTCTTGATCGAGTGGACCGCTTCGACCATCGCGCGCGCGAACTTCGAAAAGATCGGCCGCTTTGCCTTGAGAATGCTTTCGCGCGTGAGCACCGCGTTCCACCAGAACGGGATTTTCAACGAGCCGATATCCAGCAGGTCTCGGAAGCCCAATTTTTCCGCCTCGCGCACGAACGGTTCGGGCATGATGACGAACTGAACCACTCCCCGCGACAGCGCCGCGAATCTCTCTGTGTTGCCGCCGGCCGTGATGATCTTCGCCTCCTTTTCCGGATCGACACCCACTCGTCTCAACGCAAGCCGGAGGCCGAGGTCGGACGTGCTTCCGAGCCGGTTGACGCCGCCGGTTTTGCCTCTGAGCTGCTCCAGGGCCGTGATGGATTGCAGGGTGATGATGTGATCCACGAACGTCGGCACCATGCCGAGAATCATCACGATATCGGCGCCGGCGAGACGCGAGCTGACCAGCGTGGTGACCGATGTTACGATCACGTCGACTTCGCCCGCGAGCATCGCCTGCAGCGCCGTGGGGCTGGCGCTGATGCGGATGACCTCGGAGGCGAGCCCCTGCTTCTTCATCAGTCCTTTTTCCTGGACCACCCAGATCGGGCTGTTGGCCGGACTGTCGCCGGCCCAGGCGATGCGGATGCGGTCCTGAGCGGAGGCCGCCGTCGGATATGCGAATAGTGCCGCGGCGACAAGGGCCGACGCTAGAAAGTTTTCGGTGGCTCTGCGCATGACGTTGCCCTTTTTTTGTTTGTGATGGACTTATTGAATCAAGTGCTCCGACTCTAACTCTCCGGCGAAAGTCATGTCAATAAGGCTCTTTTGTCAGCCGGACATTGTGGTATATATCATGGAGTTTCGATGCATGCGGTCTCGTGGCTCCGAGCTAAAAACATGAGGAGGTGGACACGATGAATCCAATCCGAATCTTGGCGATAGTCCTAATTGTTGCGGGCGTTCTCGGGCTGGTGTACGGCAGTTTCAGTTACACGAAGGAGACGCATCAGGCGAAACTGGGTCCGCTGGAGTTGCAGGTGAAAGAAAAAGAGACGGTCAACGTTCCTCAGTGGGCCGGCGTCGGCGCGATCGCCGTCGGGGTGATCCTGCTCGTCATCCCGGTCAAGAAATAAACGGGCCACAGACCAAGCGCGAGAATTCAAAAGCGTCATTCCCGTGAGAACGGGAATCCAGTAAGGGCGGGATGAATTCCCGCCCCTACACAATTGCCTGGACTCCCGCTTCAGCCTGAGGCTGATCCGTCCTCTGGCGGATGCGCGGGAGTGACGAACTTGGTTTTCACCTGAGGTAAGAAGCTCTCGCGCTTTCTGTTGCCCGCCCACCGCCTACTTCTTGTAGAGCTGTTTGATAAATCCCGAGGCGTCCAGCTCTCTCACAAAGCTCGGATCGACGAAGGCCCTCGGGTCCGCCGCGGCGGCCCTGGGATCGCGCGGCGCGAGATCGTCGAGCATGGTTTTGACGCCGTCCGGAGTCGGATAGGGAACTTCAGGGAAAGCGTTTGAATAATCTTTGTAGGCCCTCTCCAGCCCTTCCGGGTCGCCAATACCCAAATTCTTTTTGAAGAGAGATTTGGCGTATTCCTTTTCGGTTTTTAAAACGTGAAGCGCCTCCACCATCGTACGGACGAGTTTCTGGAGGAGGGGCCGCTTGGTTTTGATGATGCCCTCGCGCGTCAAAATGCCATTCCACCAAAAGGGAATCTTTAGATCGCTGATATTGTACAGGTTGCGAAAGCCTAGCTTCTCCGCCTGAGTTAAGAAGGGCTCGGGTATGATCGTGAACTGGGTGATTCCTTTGGAAAGGGCCGCGAATCTCTCTGCGGTCCCGCCTGCCGGGATGACCTTGACGTCCTTTTCCGGATCGACGCCCAATTTCCTCAACGCGAGCCTGAGTCCGAGGTCGGACGTGCTCCCCAGGCGATTCACGCCCGCCGTCTTGCCTTTGAGCTGCTCTACCGCCGTGATGCTCGACAATGAAACGATGTGATCGACAAAAGTCGGAACGACGCCGACGATCATCACCGTGTCGGCGCCGGCAAGACGCGAACTCACAAGGGTGGTGACCGAGACGCTGGCGGCATCGATTTCGTTGGCGAGCAGCGCCTGAAGAACCGTTGGGCTGGCGCTGATCGCGATGATTTCCGGTTGCACCCCCATCTTCTGCAGCAGTTTCCGGTCTTGGATGACCCAGATCGGGCTGTTGGTCGGGCTGAATCCGGCCCACGCGAGGCGGAGTTTTTCTTGCGGCAAAGCAGGGGTGGCGATAACGAGAAAAATTAGAAACGAAGAGATCTTTGTCGCAAATCGCATGGCAAGTCCTCCCGTTCGATTGCGAAGACTAGCACTATGGTTTCCAACCGGTCAAGCTCGCCGCAAAGCCATCAGCCTTCAGCAATCAGCGCTCAGCTTCGGATAAACGCCGGCGTGGAAAATATGCTATAGTTTTACACGGCTGATAGCTTGCACTGAGAACTTTATTGATGCCTCTTCTCGAAGAAAAACTCGAAGCCTTGCCCGCCAAGGCCGGCGTGTATTTGATGCGCGACCCGAACGGCAAGGTCATTTACGTCGGCAAGGCCAAGAACGTGCGCGCGCGCGTGCGCGGGTATTTCCGCGGCGGGGAGGGGCGCTCGCAGATCCAATTTCTCATGAACCGGGTCGGGGACGTCGAAACGCTGCTAACGAGCAACGAGAAAGAAGCTCTGATCCTCGAAAACAATCTCATCAAGCAGTACAAGCCGCGCTACAACATCAGGCTCAAGGACGACAAGAGTTACTTGAGCATCAAGATCAACGTGCGCCACCCGTGGCCGAGGATCACGGCGACGCGGAAGATCGTCAAGGACGGCAGCCGCTACTTCGGCCCGTACTCGTCGGCGTTTTCCGCGCGCGAGACGCTGGACATTATCGAGAAGCATTTCCTGCTGCGCAACTGCACCGAGTACAATTTCAAAAACCGCGCGCGGCCGTGCCTGCAATATCAGATCAAGCGCTGTCTCGCTCCCTGCGTTTTGCCGGTGGACTCCAACGAATACCAGGCGAACCTGCGCGAGGCGATTCTCTTCATCGAAGGCAAGCGCCAGGAGCTGATCGACGAGCTGCGGCGGAGGATGGATGAAAAGGCCGAGGCCCTGGAATTCGAGGCCGCGGCCAAGATCCGCGACCAGATCCAGGCGGTGGAAAAGACCGTCGAGAAACAGCGCATGGTTTCCCACTGGGGCGGCGATCAGGATATCTTCGGCCTCTACCGCGAGGGCGGCTTCATCGAGGTCCAGGTCCTCTTCGTGCGCCAGGGAAAGCTCACGGGCAACCATGCCTATTCTCTGGAGGACCGGGAATTTCCCGACGAGGAGGTTCTAGAGGAGTTGCTCACGCAGTTTTACCAGGGCGAGCGCTTCGTGCCCGACGAGATCCTGCTGCCGGTCGAGATCGACGACCGCGAAGCGCGCGAGGAATATTTATCCGAGCGCCGGGGTAAAAGAGTCTCGATCCTCTCGCCGCAACGGGGCGACAAACGCCAGCTCGTCGAGATGGCGGCTGAAAACGCACGCCAGAGCTACGCCGAGCGCCACGACCAGGAAAAAGAGCGGGAGCGAATGCTGCTCGAGCTGAAAGAAAAGCTCAGGCTACGCAACTATCCGCAGCGGATCGAGTGCTACGACATCTCCAACATCCAGGGCGCTCACGCCGTCGGCTCCATGGTCACGTTCATCAACGGCGAGCCGGACAAGAATTTTTATCGGCACTATCGCATCCGAACGGTGAGTCCCGAAATGCGCGGCGACGACTTCGCGATGATGTACGAGGTGCTGAAGCGCCGCTTCAGCCGCGGCGTTGAGGAAGGCGGCCTGCCGGATCTGGTCGTCGTGGACGGCGGCAAAGGTCAGCTCGGAATGGCGTTGTCCGCGATGGGCGAGCTCGGCGTGCTCGGTAAAATAGACGTCGCCGCTCTGGCCAAGATGCGCGTCGAATGCGCGCCGCGGAGCGCGGAGATCGAACGCCTGGAGGAGCGAGTCTTCCTGCCGGGGCAGAGCAATCCGATCGTGCTGAAGCGCAACTCGAACGCGCTGTTTCTGCTCCAACGCGTGCGCGACGAGGCGCACCGCTTCGCCATCACCTATCACAAGAAGGTGAGGGCCAAGCAAACCCTCTACTCGGCGCTGGACAAGATCCCCGGCATCGGCGGCGCGCGCAAGCGCGCTCTCTTGCGCGCCTTCGGCAGCGTCAAGCGGATCGAAGAAGCGTCGCTGGACGAACTGCTCAAAGTCCCGTTGATCAACGAGAAGGTCGCGCAGGAAATTCTTGACAGCTTGAGATCGGCGCAATAAGGATACAGAGCCCGCACCGATTAAGGAGGTGGGCTGTGATTTCTACGATCTGCCGGTACGCGCTGGCGTCTGCTGCCCTTCCGTTTTGCCTGTGGCACGCCGACGGCGCTCATGCCGCCGACGCCAAGCCCGCGTGGCAGGCGGAATGGAAAAAAACTCTGGCCGCCGCCCACCGGGAAGGCGAAGTGACGCTCTATGGCCAGGCGCGCAGTCCCACCAGCGACGCCATGAAGGCCTTTCAGAAGGCCTATCCCAAGATCAAGCTCAATTTTGTCGGTGGAACGGGAAACCAGTTGGGTCCCAGAGTCATGGCCGAAAAGAGGGCCAACAAACATCTGGTGGACATTGCGATCGGAGGTCCAGGCACCATGGTCGCAGTCTATTACAAGGCCGGGCTTCTGGAGCCTCTGAGCTCGGCATTTATTCTTCCGGAGGTCAAGGACCCGTCACTCTGGTGGGACAGACAACACCACTTTGCCGACGGCGAGAGTCGCTACGTCATGGCCATGACCGGCGACGTCTCTTCGACCATCGGCGCCTATAACGTCAATCTCGTGAAGCCCGGCGAGATCCAATCCTGGTGGGACCTGTTGCATCCCAAGTGGCGCGGCAGAATCGTCGCCACCGATCCGAAGTCGGCGGGCAACATCCAGAATTGGAGGTATCTGTTTTACAGCGCGGAGCTGGGGCCGAAATTCATTCGCAAACTGCTGGGAGAAACGGAGGTGAGGTTTTCTTCCGACG
Coding sequences:
- a CDS encoding ABC transporter substrate-binding protein, with the translated sequence MRQSWSFNLGAILCGSLLWFSSTAGAAELKKVRLAYVGWEVGAAISYVGIDGGIFKQNGIEVEEVFIRDPLAGGVQSLIGADFMIGFGNPLAIVQPVLAGSDIVSLCTHMRVEPYGMAVSSNIGKVADLKGKRVGVSELGGRSDLIARIILRRAGLDPVKDVEIVSAGAAPNRVMALSKDLIQGAPLNQQFAAEAKRLGVKIIDVKEIPAITALLMTTRSFIKRDEDTVRRFVKGYVEAIHFYLTRRAESIAIIKKYFSGANPGALETMYESFAAQLTPLPLPDREAAQAILDTVSVVDPKSKNLKPSDLFDSHFLDELKASGFMEKLYAEKVSL
- the uvrB gene encoding excinuclease ABC subunit UvrB; this encodes MALERKEGRFEIVSDFKPQGDQPEAIEKLARGVEEGKRHQVLLGVTGSGKTFTMANVIASVHRPALVIAPNKTLAAQLYNEFKELFPQNAVRYFVSYYDYYQPEAYVPSTDTYIEKDASINDEIDKLRHSATKALLERRDTIIVASVSCIYGLGSPEAYFDLMVYLEEGMEIERDRVLRKLVDIHYQRSDYDFHRGTFRVRGDVVEVFPAYEDISAVRIEFFGDRIEHLLEIDPIRGKAQRRVGKAAIYPASHYVTTEERMKLAAAGIRAELTERLAELRAENKLLEAQRLEQRTLYDLELLDEMGFCPGIENYSRHLTGRNPGDPPPTLLSYFPDDFLLFIDESHVTVPQVGGMYRGDRSRKSTLVEYGFRLPSALDNRPLNFEEFEAMTHQAIYVSATPADYEIEKSGRVMVEQLIRPTGLIDPEVTVRPARNQVDDLLDEIRKRTEKKERVLVTTLTKRMAEDLTDYYQDLNVKVRYLHSDIETLERVEIIRELRRGTFHVLVGINLLREGLDIPEVSLVAILDADKEGFLRSERSLIQTIGRAARNVNGSVILYADSVTDSMKKAIDETNRRRRLQAEYNRKHGITPQTVVRSLGTPLVEAYEADYVTVPLVAERSEKYDAKQDARMLDRLKKEMKQAAASLEFERAAELRDQIRRIEERELGLHDPLLARGAEG
- a CDS encoding tetratricopeptide repeat protein; the encoded protein is MAQATHDVPVVIPPMDETARRQWNEDSQKCSSFQENPDLAIEHCTRAMNSPHLVGLVLAILLSNRGAAYQFKGDYDRAIQDYGRALQAESGFRSVLTERGAAYASKGDYHRAIQDFNDAILLLPDDARAFYGRGYVHRRQEDYDRAIQDYDTAIRLDPKIAVVYSERGYVYARKGDDARAIQDYDEAIRLEPGDTLSLLRRGRAYFRKGSYERAIRDYDEIIRIDPKDARALQNKGRALFYLERFGDARGAFTKGVELEPQDAYGSLWLYLARTREGHNGKDELAANAKNLDVQQWPWPIVRFYLGTAAPKDLLRSAESLDPKKSREQRCEAYFYLGEQALMRGDRQEAIKLFQATLDTGVTNFIEYEAAQIELQRLSR
- a CDS encoding DUF3828 domain-containing protein; this encodes MKIAICNQRSGVGFGWVAGCAVALLLACAACWQPGDERQIKNAVSAFYDVYMKVRPSGVPTKEEQPEFKKVISTGLAGLLDEAFTSEEKNTFRETKIEGDLFSSLDQGALSYKILQCETQTAPAACLVELTSVDDRNNAKFAWKDRVFLVREGDRWVVDDIEFLGDRPYMHKGRLKDVLRQIIEEAKKPAV
- a CDS encoding IclR family transcriptional regulator, giving the protein MKEPTTVGAIERALTILEVLSQSKNGLTNSEISRRLKLPKSSLSYILRTLKQRGYLQRDDTVGKYRISMKLFSVGSHALRGLELHDVAYPLLQELVEKTSLAGHLAILDGHEAVYIERIDKPGFIRINTWVGRRMDVHCTSVGKALIAHLPQQAVEAILRDRGLPKHTPKTITTLNHLLRELAYVRANGYAIDDCENNLDVVCIAAPIFNMEGRTVAAVGLTGTESQMKSHKFESHVRLIKHAAKQMSQQLGYTGASHHAAHPERFPERRPG
- the aceA gene encoding isocitrate lyase is translated as MATEREWKTDPRWRGVVRPYRAEDVFKIRGSIPLDGGLKRIAGLTAGRLWELLHSEEYVPSLSAMDGIQAVQQVKAGLKAIYCSGWQAAAGANSARKMYPDLSLYPSDSVPALVREINNALSRQDEIDRLENKSGTYWFAPVVADAEAGFGGSLNSFEIMRAMIDAGAAGVHFEDQNSSVKKCGHMGGKVVVPTSEFIQKLVAARLAADVEGVATLVIARTDANGASLITSDADERDRRFFTGERTSEGFFVVRAGLEAAIARGLDYAPYADMLWCETSEPDLKEAKTFSEAIRKQFPEKLLAYNCSPSFNWKRKLDDSTIAKFQKELAAMGYKFQFVTLAGFHCIAEAIFRLSMDYLRRGMAAYAELQQREFEMEPLGYDAVKHQRSVGASYFDAVAQLAAGGAASTLALSGSTEDEQFLCEGGSARAAAVHRK
- a CDS encoding ABC transporter substrate-binding protein — encoded protein: MRRATENFLASALVAAALFAYPTAASAQDRIRIAWAGDSPANSPIWVVQEKGLMKKQGLASEVIRISASPTALQAMLAGEVDVIVTSVTTLVSSRLAGADIVMILGMVPTFVDHIITLQSITALEQLRGKTGGVNRLGSTSDLGLRLALRRVGVDPEKEAKIITAGGNTERFAALSRGVVQFVIMPEPFVREAEKLGFRDLLDIGSLKIPFWWNAVLTRESILKAKRPIFSKFARAMVEAVHSIKTEKEPTKAIFGKNLRITDPESLERAYRAYTAVFPENLMPTPDGVKTLLDDLAPRDPRAAAADPKAFVDQSLVRELESSGFIKQLYKK
- a CDS encoding ABC transporter substrate-binding protein; this encodes MRFATKISSFLIFLVIATPALPQEKLRLAWAGFSPTNSPIWVIQDRKLLQKMGVQPEIIAISASPTVLQALLANEIDAASVSVTTLVSSRLAGADTVMIVGVVPTFVDHIVSLSSITAVEQLKGKTAGVNRLGSTSDLGLRLALRKLGVDPEKDVKVIPAGGTAERFAALSKGITQFTIIPEPFLTQAEKLGFRNLYNISDLKIPFWWNGILTREGIIKTKRPLLQKLVRTMVEALHVLKTEKEYAKSLFKKNLGIGDPEGLERAYKDYSNAFPEVPYPTPDGVKTMLDDLAPRDPRAAAADPRAFVDPSFVRELDASGFIKQLYKK